The nucleotide sequence GGCAGTGAGCATTTAGTGAAAGGTATTCCGTCACTAGTCAGTCAGAAGTATAACCGTTATGGGGACCGACGATTAACGAATGCTGAAATGGATAAAAAATTTAAGGCATATAGTGACGAACAAAAGCAGTTATTCACTGCCATTGCGGAGCTTCATTGGCTGAATAAATATAAAAATGAGCTGGATTGGTCTTACATTTGCCAATATAATGTGCATTTGACGGAACAGTTTTTAACAGCACATATCAATTATGTCGATTTCAATGCGCTAGGTCTGAATACAGATATCGCAGTGAATGAGGATTTTTTATCAACCTATTTACACCGGTTTAACCATCAAAAAGCGGTTCCGTTAATTATTTCTCATTTAACAGAACAGTTTTATTTAACACATAAAGATGAAATTAAAGTCGACCTCGATTTGCTGTATAAATATATGGACAATATTGATGAGGAAGAGTTTTTACGAATTGAAAGTTATTTGCTTGATTAATAAACGGCTGCTTTGTAACTCGGTTACGAAGCAGCTTTTTTAATTTTTATAACAAAAAAATCAACCTACAAAGGATTCGTAGGTTGATTTAATACAGTAGATTAAGTTGTAATTTCATAGACACCTCGATGCAGCATGGCGTAGTTTGCACATATGTGGGATATTTCCATCATCAGATCAGGCTGGATATAGTGAATGTTCACAAGTTCGATTGAATGAATCGGCATTACATCCTTATAATAAACAGTTTCGGTTTGAGGACTAATCATTTTGTCTCATCTCCTGTTCCATTGCATAGCCGTTGTACGCAAGTAATTGCTGATGAGAAAGCTGATTTACGTAATATCGGAAATTCACCGGCTGTAATCCAAACTGCTCGCACTTCTCTACATACATTTGATATCCTTTTTCAAAATAACTCATTGTTTTTCTCCCCTTTGTTATATAACAGTTTTTATTTGTAAATTAAATATATAACAGTTTATGAACAGTGTCAATGAATTATCTGAATTTTTATTTGACTTTTTTAAATTTTTCGACAATGATTTTTATCAGGAATCCGCAGTAGACAATCATTTCATCTTATCGACTTCTTTGTTACCATAGGAGTCGGGAGGAATTAGATGAACCTTATTTACAAAAAACTTATTGAACTTGGATTAAGTCCATTATTTGCTGAATACCTTTCAGTAGCGCTTATGATTATATTTATTGTAATCATTTGTTTAATCGCAAACTTCATCACGAAAAAGATCGTCATCCGTTTTATTACACATATTGTGAATAACAATAAGTATCAGTGGGATAACATTCTGTTGGAAAAGAAGGTGTTCCATAAGTTATCGCATATCGTGCCGGCGATCATTATTTATTATTTTGCTGAAGCCTTTACGTATCAAGCCCTTATCGAAAAAGGAGCCATTACGTATATCATAATCGTTGTATTAAGCTTGTTAGGCAGTTTATTAAATGCTGTGCATGATATTTATCAAACATTTGAAATTTCGAAAGTACAACCGATCAAAGGCTATATTCAAGTCGTGAAAATCATTGTCTATGTTCTCGGGATTATCTTGGTCATAGCAAATTTAATCGGTGAAAATCCGTTGATTATCCTAAGTGGACTAGGTGCCCTGTCAGCTGTACTACTGCTTGTTTTTAAAGATTCATTATTAGGTCTCGTCGCAGGAATCCAGTTAACATCAAATGATATGGTGCGGGTAGGTGATTGGATTGAAATGCCGAAATACGGCGCGGACGGTGATGTCATTGATCTTTCATTAAACACAGTAAAAGTCCAAAACTTTGATAAAACCATTACAACGATCCCTAGTTATGCATTGATTTCGGATTCCTTTAAGAACTGGAGAGGTATGCAAGTAACTGGTGGCAGAAGGATCAAACGCTCGATTTTTATTGATACGACAAGTATCGCGTTTTGCTCGGAGGAAAAGATCAAGGAGTTGCGAAACATCCATTATCTTACGGATTATATTGATACGAGACAACAGGAAATTACAGATTACAATATTAAACATCGTATCGATACTAGCAATCAGGTGAATGGTAGAGCACTGACAAATGTCGGGTTATTCCGGATGTATATTAGCAACTATTTAAAAAACCACCCAGGAATCCATAAAAACATGACTACGATGGTGAGACAATTAGCGCCGAGTGAACTTGGATTACCAATTGAAATCTACGCCTTTTCAAACGATATCAACTGGGCTGTGTATGAGTCGATTCAAGCGGACATATTCGATCATCTCTTTGCAGTCGCTTCCGAATTTGATCTGAGACTATTCCAAAATCCAACCGGCAATGATTTTAAAGCAATGAGTCCAATACAATTGAATAAACATGAAAACGAATTAGATTAATTGATTAAAAAACACCCATTTTCTCTTGGATAGAAAATGGGTGTTTTTTATTGCGTGCCGATCGCCTTACCTATTTAAGTTCTTTCTCCATGTTTATTTAGTTTACATAATATTATTATTATAAACTATTGAATGGATTGTTTTTAAGTACTTCCTGAATTTGTTTGTCTTCGATATGTGTATAGATTTGCGTTGTTGCAACACTGGAGTGGCCAAGAATATGCTGCAATGTTCGAATGTCCGCTCCGGATTTATACATCATTGTCGCGGAAGTATGTCGAAGTTTATGCGGTGTCAGCTTTTCTTTCGGTGACTGGCTGTTGGCATTGATCACTTTCACGATCCGT is from Solibacillus isronensis and encodes:
- a CDS encoding mechanosensitive ion channel family protein — protein: MNLIYKKLIELGLSPLFAEYLSVALMIIFIVIICLIANFITKKIVIRFITHIVNNNKYQWDNILLEKKVFHKLSHIVPAIIIYYFAEAFTYQALIEKGAITYIIIVVLSLLGSLLNAVHDIYQTFEISKVQPIKGYIQVVKIIVYVLGIILVIANLIGENPLIILSGLGALSAVLLLVFKDSLLGLVAGIQLTSNDMVRVGDWIEMPKYGADGDVIDLSLNTVKVQNFDKTITTIPSYALISDSFKNWRGMQVTGGRRIKRSIFIDTTSIAFCSEEKIKELRNIHYLTDYIDTRQQEITDYNIKHRIDTSNQVNGRALTNVGLFRMYISNYLKNHPGIHKNMTTMVRQLAPSELGLPIEIYAFSNDINWAVYESIQADIFDHLFAVASEFDLRLFQNPTGNDFKAMSPIQLNKHENELD
- a CDS encoding transcriptional regulator is translated as MSYFEKGYQMYVEKCEQFGLQPVNFRYYVNQLSHQQLLAYNGYAMEQEMRQND